In Rhodanobacter denitrificans, the sequence ACTCGCGACAGAAGACAGCCACAGGAAGTGGTTTCCTTCTCAAGCCCCCAACCCGCACGTCCCACGGAACCGCCATGTCGCTTCGCCTGACCCCGTTCGCCGCCCCGCTGCTGCTCGCCCTCGGCGCCGCCCTGCTCGCCGCCTGCTCCAGCCTGCCCTGGGCCGCCGGCAAGACGCCCGACGGCGCGCGCGCGAGCGTGGCGATCCTGGAAACCACCGACGTGCACGCGAACGTGCTCAGCTACGACTACTACAAGCTGAAGCCGGACCCCTCGCTCGGCTACGAGCGCACCGCCACGCTGATCCGCCGCGCCCGCGCCGAGTTCCCGAACACCTTCCTGTTCGACAGCGGCGACACCATCCAGGGCAGCGTGCTGGCGGACTACCAGGCACTGGTGAAACCGGTGACCTGCGCGCAGGAGCTGGCCGTCTACCAGGCGATGGACGCGATGGGCTACGACGGCGGCACCGCCGGCAACCACGAGTTCAACTACGGCCTGCGCTTCCTGTCGCAGGTCACCGGCACCCCGATGAACGTGGACGGCGGCCACAGCGAGCGCTGCGCCGGCCCGCACTTCCCGCTGGTGCTGGCGAACGTCTACAGCGCGCGCGACGGCAAGCCGATCTTCCAGCCGTGGACGATGGTGACCAGGCGGATCGAGGCGTACACGGCCGACGGCAGCAAGCTCAGCGTGCCGCTGAAGGTCGGCATCATCGGCTTCACCCCGCCGCCGATCATGGCCTGGGACAAGCAGAACCTGGAAGGCAAGGTCACCGTCAGCGGCGTGGTCGAGGCCGCGCAGAAGTACCTGCCGGAACTCGAGGCGCAGCATCCCGACCTGATCGTGGCGATCCTGCACGGCGGCCTGAATACCGCGCCGTACACCCCGGACATGGAAAACGCCGGCTGGCACCTGGCCGGCGTGCCCGGCATCGACGCGCTGCTGCTCGGCCACTCGCACGCCGAGTTCCCCGGCCCGCGCTACGCCGGCCTGAAGGAGGTCGACGCCCAGCGCGGCCTGGTGCGCGGCGTGCCCGCGGTGATGGCGGACTTCTTCGGCAAGGACCTGGGCGTGATCCGGCTGGTGCTGGATCGCAAGAACGGCCGCTGGGTGGTTGACCGCGAGGAAAGCCACAGCGAGGTGCGGCGCATCTGCGGAAAACCGGGCGGCCCGAACAAGTCGGGTCTGCAAGCTGTCGAGTGCGTGCCGACCGACCCGGCGATCGCGCCGCTAGTGCAGCAGGCGCACGAGGCCGCGATCGCCTACGTCAACACGCCGATCGGCGAAAGCGCGCTGCGCCTGAGCAGCCACTTCGCCGACGAGGGCAACATGACCGCGCTGGCGCCGGTCAACGCGGCCCAGGCCGACTACGTGCGCCACGAACTGCCGCGCTCGCACCCCGAACTGGCCGGCGTGCCGGTGCTGTCCGCCGCCGCCGCGTTCCGCACCGGCTTCGGCGGCCCCGACGACTACACCGACGTCGCACCCGGCCCGCTCACCCTGCGCAGCGCCGCCGACCTGTACTTCTACCCGAACACGCTGGCCGCGGTGAAGACCGACGGCGCCGGCCTGAAGGCCTGGCTGGAGAAATCCGCCGAACGCTTCAACCGGATCGACCCGGCGAAGGCCGGCGAACAGGCGCTGATCAACAGCCGCTACACCGGCTACAACTTCGACCAGATCCAGGGTGGCATCCGCTACGTCATCGACGTCTCGAAGCCGGCCGGCCAGCGCATCACCACGCTGACCTTCCAGGGCAAACCGGTCGAGCCGGGCCAGCCGTTCATCGTGGTCACCAACAACTACCGCGCCAGCGGCGGCGGCCACTTCCCCGGCCTCGACGGCGGCAACATCGTGCTGGCCGCCCCCGATGGCACCCGCGAGATCCTGGCGAAATGGCTGGAGAGCAAGAAGCGGATCGGCGCGCTGGACCTCGAACCGACCTCATGGCGGTTCGCGCCGCTGAAGACCCGCGGCCCGGTGGTGTTCACCGACGCCAGCGGCAAACAGGACGTGGCGCGCGAGGCCGGCCTCGACAACATCCGCCAACTGAAGGACCACGGCGACGGCACGGCGACCTACGCGATCGACCTGTCGCGTTGAGAGGTGGCATAAGTGAGGAATGGCGACGTCCGCTTTCGACCCGAAGCGGACATTCATCAAATATCCGCTGATCGCCCTCATCGGGCGTCCAGCCGATGCGGTTGAGCATTTTCGGAAGCTATATGGCCCAATGCCATGTTGATCCGTGAATGATGCGGTCGCCATGCTTAGACCAGCGGTAGCGCTTCCACATTAACTGCTTCGGATCACCGCCAAATTTCGCTTCATCGTGAAGACGTGCAAATGCTTCATCCGTGATCCAAGTCCGCTCCGCCAAATTCAGGTCGGTGAGTTTCGCAGCATAGTTCGCCGCACGCCCTACCCATACGATGTCATTGCCGCCACGAACGCCCGTACGTGCAGCCCGGATGGGGCTGGTGTCAATCCCTACTACCTGCTTCACCTCACCACCCCATTCAGGGTATTGCTGCTTCAGCGCAGGATTGACGATCTTCTGGACTGCATAGTTGATCTTCAAAGCCGCAATCGCGGCGGGTGTAGTTTGGCGGCTCCCTACCCAAATCCCCATGACGCGATCGCCATCATAAGATGTGATCTTGCCACCTTCTGCTCTAATGATGGTCGCCGCGCAATGTAGGAAGGCCTTGTAGACTTCTGCGCTAAGCTGCCAGTTTTCCGTGTCGACCATGTTCGTCGATCCTTGAAGGTCTGCGTAGAGAACGGTCGCTAGATCGAATTCGACGGCATCATTGCCGAGCCTTAGGTCCTCGGGGTCGGGAACGACTTGACCTTGTCGCTTGTTCCAGGCGCTCCGCGCAATGGTCTGCACGGCTTCCTTCATGTCATCCAATAGCGACATCGTTAATCTCTCGGACCAGCTTCCAGGATTCGTGCCCGGATCTGTTCGCAGGCGGGTGCCAGAAAGGCACGGGCGTCGGGGCCTTTGACGTAGCGATACGGCACAGTGGTCAACCCCGCCAAATCGCTCGGTAGCTTTAACTTATCCTCGCGCGGCTCCATCAGAAAGGCGCGCTTGCGGCCTAAGAAACCAATGAACATGCCCAATTCAAAGACTACGTTGTCGCGCATCGCTGGCCATTCGTCGCTGCGGCTAATTACCATGTCGTCAGCATGCGCTACAGCAATGGCGAAATCAGCCTGTTCCAACTGGCGCTCGAGTTCTTCTAGAGTGTAGTTCGAAGCTCGAAAAACCCCCTGATCCCAAACCACGGTTAGGAAGGGATCGTGTTCGAAGTGCTGAACAAGCAGACGCGTTACGGGCAAGGCCTCAACGGACGACATCACGAATACCCGCACTTGCTCTCGCGCATGGGCGATCATTGAGTTGCGCTCTAAGAGCCGCCGCGACAGCGTTGCGGCCATGCGTCTCCAGATCACAGGGTTCGCATCGGCGAATTTGATGAAGTCGCTGTCAGAGATTTTCAGGAGAACGCACGATTCCCGTGCGGTGATAGTCGCCGAGCGGAGCTGTGCCGGTTCGATGACAGCCATCTCGCCCACATGATCTCCGACCCTGCGAGTATTGACCATCTTGCCGTTGACGATGACGTTTACCGACCCTGCGACAATGAAAAACACATCAGTCTGTGAATCATTTTGGGTAATAAACGACTCGCCCGCTGCAACTTCCAAGAGCTCACCTACCTCGGCGAGGCACGCGGGGACTCCGGCCAATCCCGCCAAGAGGCGGAATTCGGACAACGCCTCGATCAGCCGTTTACCGCCCTCAGCGGCAAATCGTTCTACCAGCCGTGTTCCCACGGTCGCCCCCTTTGAAAGCGTGATGTGCACCCAAATATACGCCGAAAGTATGCCTATCTCGGAACCGGCCGGCGCAGCGCAAAGGGCGCTGCGGCCCACTCTGGCTCAACAACACGTACTGCTCCTCACGAAGGTCTGCTGTTGGCCGATAGCCAGCCGTCTTAGCAGCACCATGCCACTCTCCCAATTGAACGTTTGGCGTCTCGGCTCTTCCGCTCTCGCAACCGCGCAGCGGTTGCGCACCGAGTGCGGGCCGGAACCGCCCGCCGCCCTTTCCTTCGCCGGTGGGCGCCTGAAGAACCAGAGCTTTCGTACACTTGCGGCGCACGAAAGCTCTTCGCTTCGAACTACCAACCAGAGCGATCAAGAGTATCGCCCGCGAGCGGGCTCCTACAACGAGATCCCGAGGTGGTTGCCGCAGGCAGACGAAAGCTCTCGGCGACACCTGGGCACGTGGGCACGTGGGAAGAACGAGCTCCCAGCCTTGGGCGGCCACCACCAGCCTACCGCCTGAATCGGCAAGAGCACCGCAGGTGCCCTACCGGATCAGCACCAACACCGTGACGATCGCCAGCAGCGCCAGCGGATACAGGCTGGCGCGGTCGAACAGGCGCGCGGCCTGGCGGCCGTCCAGCGTGCGCGCGAGCCCTATCGCCGGCGGCAGCAGCAGGCCGGCGCCGGCGGCGAGGATGGCGAACTGGAACGGCCAGCCGCCCGCCAGCGGCGACAGGCGCGGCAGCAGTGCGCTGGCCAGCACGGTCAGGCCCAGGCTGATCGCCACCAGCACGCTGGCGGTGCGCAGGCCAAGGACCAGCGGAATGGTGCGCGCGCCGATGCGACGGTCTTCCTCGATGTCGTTCCAGTCGGCCGGGATGTTCTGCCCGCCGATTTCCCACAGCATCAGCCAGACCAGCATCCCCAGCAGCCCCGACCACGGCGGCGCGGGGATCACCGCGAACACGGCGGCGACCGGGCCGGCCGACTTGACCAGGCCGCTGACCACGGTGCGCCACCAGGTGACCTTCAGCAGCTTGACGTAGAGCACCTCCAGCGCCGCCGCGGCGAATACGATGAGCAGGATCTTCGGGTTCAGCAGCCAGGTGCCGAGCACGGCCAGCGCGAACCAGCAGCCGAACCACGCCAGCGCGCCCTTCATGCTGATCAGGTTCTGCGCCAGCGGGTAGCGCATGGCGGACGCCTCCACCGCGTAGCCGGGGGTGATCCCGCCGGCGACCTTTTCCTGGTCGTCCTTCACCCCGATCAGGTCGTTCAGCGCGTAGATGGCCGTATAGCCGGCCAGCGCCGTCGCCAGGCACAGCGCCAGTATCCGCCACGACGGGAAATGCCCCAGCCACAGCAGCGCGACGAAGCCGGGCATGGCGATGTCGAGCACGCCGTGGACGGAACGCGACAAGGCTAGGAAACGTCGCATGGGGTTCAGCCCTTCCTGGCGAAGCAGGCCATGTAGTTGATGTCGGCGCGGTCCGGCGCAACGCGGAAGCGGCGCGTGAGCGGGTTGTACATCAGGCTGTCCACCGCCTTGAACTCGAGCCCCGCCGCGCCGGCCCACGCGCGCATCTCCGCCGGCCGGATCAGCTTGCGGTAGTGGTGGGTGCCGCGCGGCAGCAGGCCGAGGATGTACTCGCCGGCCACGATGGCGAAGGCGAACGCCTTGAACGTGCGGTTGATGGTGGAGAAGAACGCCACGCCGCCCGGCTTGAGCAGGGCGGCGCAGGCGGCGATGACCTGCGCCGGCTGCGGCACGTGCTCGAGCATCTCCATGCAGGTGACCGCGTCGAAACGGCCGGCTTCCTCGCGGGCGAGCGTTTCCGCATCGAGCTCGCGGTAATCGATGGCCAGCCCGCCGCGCTCGGCATGCTGGCGGGCGATGTCCAGCGACAATCGCGACAGGTCGATGCCGGTCACCTGTGCGCCGCTCCGGGCCAGCGCCTCGGCCAGGATGCCGCCGCCGCAGCCCACGTCGACGACGCGCGGCGCGCTCACGCCGATGCGGTCGGTGATGAAGCGCAGGCGCAGCTCGTTGATCGCGTGCAGCTGGCCCATCTTGCCGTGCGGGTCCCACCACAGCTGCGCGATGCGGTTGAAGTGGGCGATTTCCGCGGCATCAACGTTCGGCGATTCGGTCATGGTCTGTCGTGGTCCGGTCATGCAACGTCTGGATGGAGGCTTCGATTTCCGCGCGCGCGATGTCGTTGACGAACGTGCATTCGCCGACCGCCGCGGGCAGCGGCACGCGCTGCAGGCCGTTGCGGTGTTCGACGCGATCGAGCAGCGATTGCCACATGAGTTCGGCGTCGAGCAGGGCGAGGTCGGGGGCGAGGCCGAGATGGTCGACCACGGCGAAGATCCGTTCGGCCGCGGCCGCGCCGAGCAGGCTGCGGCGCCGCGCGATCGCGGTCGACACCAGGATGTCCAGCAGCACCGCCTCGCCGTGCAGAAGGTCGTCCCCGTGGCGGGTTTCCAGGCCATAGCTGAAGGTGTGGCCGAAGTCGACCTTGCGCGCCAGCTCTTCCTCGTGCAGGTTCGGCGCCAGCTCTTCGAGCATGCCGCCGATCGCACGGTCGAGGATGTCGCCGCCGCGCGCGTCCTGGAACGCCGTCGCCAGCGAGGCCGCGCCGTGTTGCTCCAGCAGGCGGAACAGCGCGGCGTCCCTGATCACGGCCAGCTTGACGATCTCGCACAGGCCGTTGCGCAGGTGGCGCGGCGACAAGGTGCGCAGCAGGCTGCGATCGAGCAGCACCCGGCGCGGCGGCTCGAAGTTGCCCAGGCGGTTCTTGTGGCCGTTGAAATTGATCCCGGTCTTGATTCCCACCGCGGCGTCGACGTAACCCATCAGCGTGGTCGGCACCTTGATGTGCGGCACCCCGCGGCGGTAGCTGGCCGCCGCGTAACCGACCACGTCGGTCAGCACGCCGCCGCCGATGGCGATGACCGGCTCGTCGCGGCGATGGATCGGAAAGCCGTCCAGCTCGCGCAGCACCGAGAGCCAGGCCTCCAGCGTCTTGCCGCCCTCGCCGCCCGGCAGAGTGATGATGCGGGCATCGACCCGGTGCTGCGCGAAGTAGGCGCAGATGCGTGCGCCGTGATGCGCGTGCACGCAGGCGTCGACCACCACGAAACGGCGCCCGTCCTGCACGCGCCCCATCGACAGCAGCGCGTCGCTGCGCGGGTCGAACACGTCGGCCACGTTGAGCAGGTCGTACTCGATCCGGCGCGTGGCGCTGACCTGCCAGTGCGTGCCCGGCGCGGTGCTCATGCCACGTCCCGCCACGCCGAGCGCTGCGCCAGCACCTCGCGCGCGACGGCCTGGGCGCGGGCCAGGTCGTGGTGGCGCCAGTGGCCGCACTGGTCGACGCGCGCATACGGCACGGCGTCGGCCGCGAGCACGCCTTTCAGGATGGTTTCGAGCGCGTCCTCGATGACGGCACGCCGGCCTTCGCCGAGCAGGGTGAGATAGAAGCCGGTCTGGCAACCCATCACGCCGATGCCGACGAAATGCCGCGGCAACAGGCGCCCGTAGCCTTCGAGCAGGAAATGCTCGATCGAATGCAGTTCGGTGCTCGACAGGCAGGCGTCGGCGTTCGGCCGGCGCAGGCGCAGGTCGACGGTGTAGACGATGTCGCCCGCAGCTCCCGCATGGACGCCGCGCAGCTTGACGCTGGGCGCCTTCAGCCGGCGGTGGTCCAGTTCGCCGACGGTATCGCTCGACCAGCCCAGTGCCTCGAAGTCGATCATGGTGATTGCTCGGTGGAACGGCCGGGTGCGCTCATGCCGGCTGCGCGATCGCGGCCAGGTGGCGGTAGCTGTCGTCGAGGGCCTGCTGCCAGCCCTCGACGTGGTGGTAGAGCTCGACCGAGCCGAAGCCGTCGAAGCCGTGCGCGTTCAGCGCATCGAAACTCGCCGCCAGGTCCAGCGTGCCCTCGCCGGGAATCTCGTGGAAGTGCACGATGCCGGTGCGCGTGTTGGCGACCATCCGCTCGAACAGCGCCGGACCGCGCACGCCGCGCAGGTGGGCGACGATCGGCCAGGCCCGTTCGAGCACGTCGAAGCTCAGCCCCGGCACCGAGATCAGGTAGGTGAAGATCTCGTCGTCCAGCGGCGAAGCACCGGCGTACAGGCTGCCGTAATCGACCATGCCTGCCGGCCGGTCGATGCCGGCCTGCGCCAGCAGGGCGTCGATGCGCCGGCGCCGCGCCGGGTCGGGCGCGCGGTCGGCGAAGTACAGCGGATGGCGGCGATCCACCAGCAGGTAGTCCGCCGTCTCGGGAAAATAGACCAGGGTGCTGGCGGCATCCAGGTCGAAGCCCGCCACCGCATCGTCCCGCACGATCCTGAGGTTGCGGCCCTCGCGCGCATCGGAGATGTGCAGGTAGCGGGCGAACGGCGCCGCCTGCGCCAGCGCGCCGGTGTAGTCCGGTTCCGAGCAGTAGGCGTGGCAGATGTCGATGTGCAGCGCGAAGCGCGGCGAGCCGACCGCGCGGATCAGCGCCAGCCCCTGCGCCAGGGTCTCGATGTACATGCCGGGCTCGGGCTCGATCAGCAGCGTGATGTCCTCATCGTCGCGGATCTCGCGCAGGCATTCGCGGATGCTGTCGGCCAGCAGCTCGCCCGGATCGGCGGCCGCCTCGCGCACGTGCTCGTCGCGCAGGAAGCCGCTGCCGAAAGTGACCAGCTTCACGCCCAGCCGGCGGGCCACGCGGATGCCGCGCTTGACCAGGTCGATGCGGCGCTTGCGTCCGGCCACGTCCAGCGTCAGCAGCGACGGTTCGTGCGGCCGCGACGGGGTGAAGAAGTGCGAGGCGGTGGCTACGCAGGCCGGTACGATCCGCGCCGCGTCCAGCCGCGCGCGCACGGCATCGAGGTCGGCCTCGCCGAGGTTGAAGGGATTGAACTGGTCGCGGTGGAAGGACAGCTCGACCCCGGCGTAGCCGGCCCGGGCCACCGCGTCGATCGCCTCCAGAAACGGCAGATTGGTGAGGCCGAAGGTGCTGTAGCTGAGCTGGATCATGCCCGGAAGCCGTGGTGAGCAAGCGGTGGATGGATATCCCCCGCAGCGTGCGGGCGCGGCGCCACGCTTGCCATGACCCACGTCAAATCGCGCCCGCCGACGCCTGCGTACGGATGCCGCAGTGCGCTGCAGCCGGCGGCAAGAGCGCGCTGCCGGCGCGCTCGCACCGGTCACGGCAGGGCCACGGCGCCCCGCCGGGACGGAAGAAAGAGCAAGAGCGGACCCCGCCCCCCTGCGAGCAGGCAGGGAGTAACGCCGACGACGCCGAAACGCCGGCTGCTCAGTCGACCGGCGTGTTGCGGTAGGTGCCGACGTCGGCCGGTTGCACCGCAGCGGCCTGGTTCGACCACGACTGGCGGATGTAGCCGACCACCGCGGCGACGTCCTCGTCGTTCAGCTGCTGCGCGAACGGCGGCATCGAGTACGGCTGCGGGTTGCCGGCGGTGGCCGGGGCGAAGCCGCCGAGCAGCACGCTGCGGATCGCGTTGATGCCGGTCGGTTCGGTCACCGAGGTATTGCCGTCCAGCGGCGGGTAGGTGCCGGCCACGCCACGGCCGTCCTTGCCGTGGCAGTCGGCGCAGTGCTGCGCGTAGAGCTTGCCGCCCTGCGCGTGGCTGGCCGCCTGCACGAACGGAACCGCTGCCGCCGGCGCGCGCGGCGGCAGCGATTGCAGATAGACGGCCACCGCCTGCAGGTCGGCGTCGCGCAGGTGCTGGGTGCTCAGGCGCACCACGTCGGCCATCGGCCCGAACGCGGTGCCCTTGGCCGACTGGCCGGTCTTCAGCAGGTCGACGATGTCCTGCGCGCGCCAGCCGTCGAGGCCGCCGCCGGCCTGCGTGCTGAGGTCCGGCGCGTACCAGTCCAGCTGCGGGATCTGGCCGCCGGTGAGGTGGCGGTCCTGCTCGATGCCGCCCAGCGAATCGCGCGTGCTGTGGCATTCGTTGCAGTGGCCCAGGCCCTGCACCAGGTAGGCGCCGCGGTTCCACTGTTCGGACTTCGTCGGGTCGGGCCGGTACTCGCCCGGCTTGAAGTACAGCGCGCGCCACGCGACCAGGCTGCTGCGCACGTTGTAGGGAAACTCCAGCCCCAGCGCCGTGTCGGGCCGCTGCACCGGCGGCAGCGACTTCAGGTAGGCGAAGATCGCCAGCGCGTCGTCGCGGCTCACCTTGGTGAACGAGGTGTAGGAGAACACCGGGTACAGCAGTTCGCCCCGGCGGCCCTTGCCTTCGTGCAGCGCGCGCCAGAAATCGTCGAAGCTCCACTGGCCGATGCCGGTATCCGGATCGGGCGTGATGTTCGGCGCCGGCACGTCGCCGAACGGCGTGCCCAGCGAACGGCCGCCGGCGTAGCGCTGGCCGTCGCGCGCGGTGTGGCAGGCAGCGCAATCGCCGGCCGTGGCCAGGTATTCGCCGCGCGCGATCAGCGCCGGGTCGCGCAGCGCGGCGGCATCCGCCGCGCGCTGCGCGGGCGAGGCGACCGGCTGGCCATGGCCGAGGTACCACCAGCCCAGCACCGCCACCACCAGCAATGCCGGCACCCACCAGCCATGTCGCCGCCATGTCATCGATCCGCTCCGCTCTTGCCCATCACGCACCAGCCCGGCAACGGTTCGGTCTGCGCGCTGGCCGGTGCCGGATGCATGTCGGCCGGCGGCTCGTGGCTGGCCAGCCACGCGGACACGGCGGTGATGTCCGATTCGCGCATGCGATTGGCGACCACGCCCATGCAGTACGGCCCTTCGGCCGCGCGCTGGCGCGTGCGCCACGACACCAGCTGAGTGTCGAGATAGTCGTACGACAAGCCCATCAGGCCCGGCATCATCGGCTCCACGCCGGTGAGTCTGGCGCCGTGGCAGCTGACGCACGACGGTACGCCGCGGGTGGAGTCGCCGCGCAGCACCAGTTGCTCGCCGCGCCGCAGGGTGTCCGCGGACACCGCCGGCACCGGCAGTTTCCGGTACGGCACGTCCTGCTTCGCGAAGTAGCCGGCGATGTCGCGCAGGTACGCCGGGCCCAGCTGGCGCACCACGTATTCCATCGGTGCGTGCCGGCGCTGGCCGCTCTGGAAATATTCCAGCTGTTGCAGCAGATAACCCGCCGGCTTGCCGGCCAGGCGAGGGATCGCCACGCTGTCCGGCGAACCCTCGCCATGCGCACCGTGGCAGCTGGTGCAGGCGGCCACGCGTTGCTGCATGGTGTCGGGTATCGCCGGGGCGGCGCCGGCCTGCGGCGGCGTGGCGGCCATCGGCGCATGGCCCATGCCGAGCGCAAGCAACGCAAAAGCCGCACGCGGCGCCTGTCTGCACAGCCGCCGGCGCAGTGAAACGAACCTGTTCATCCGGCGGATTGTAGGCCGGTCGACCGGCACCGGCCGGCGCCAACCGGCGTGCCGCGACAACCTGCCGCAGGTGCGGCGACCTGCGCCCGCCGCTTGAAAGTTGCAGATGCATCTGTTGACCGCAGTGCAACATCCGCCTTAAGGTCGAGCCCATGTCGCCGCTTTCCATGCCAGCACGCACGCACCTCGCCCCGGTCTTCGCCGGGCGTGCGCCGTTGCCGGCCGGCGGCGTCAACCGCCCCGCCACCACCACCACGACCACCATTACCACTCGGTCGGGGTGGGTGTCCGTGCGCGACTAGGTTCTTCACCACGCAACGGCCCCGCCCTCGACCGAGGCGGGCCGGTGCACTCCCCAAGCACACGCCGATCCGCCAGCGAGCACGGGCCTCACCAGGAGGTCATCGTGAACATCTGTGCGTCCCCACTTGCCGAGCTGCCGCCCGCATCCGGTTTCGCCGCGGCGGGCAGGCGGCGGCAGCGCGTGCTGGCCGTCGGCGTGATCGGCCCCGGCCGGGTCGGCAGTGCCTTGCTCGAACAGCTGCGTGCCGCGCAGCCGCGGCTGCTGCGCGACAGCGCGCTGGAACTGAAGCTCTGCGGCGTGGTGGCCAGCAAGCGCATGTGGCTGGACTGCGACGACACCGAGCTCAACGGCCGCCACGGCGGCGCGCAGATCTGGCGGCCGAACGACCTGGACGCGTTCGCCGGGCACGTGCGCGGCAGCGATGGCCGGCATGCGCTGCTGATCGACTGCAGCGCGAACGACGAGGTGGCCGCACGCTACCCGCGCTGGCTGGCCGCCGGCCTGCACGTGGTGACCCCGAACAAGCTGGCCGGCAGCGGCCCGCTGTCGCGCTGGCAGGCGATCCGCGCCGCCTGCGCCGGCGGCGCGCGCTTCCGCTACGAGGCCACCGTGTGCGCCGGCCTGCCGGTGGTGCAGACGCTGCGCGACCTGCTCGACACCGGCGACGATCTGCTCGCGGTCGACGGCATGTTCTCCGGCACGCTGGCCTGGCTGTGCAACCGCCACGACGGCCGCCAGCCGTTCTCCGCGCTGGTGCGCGAGGCGCATGCGCTGGGCTATACCGAGCCCGACCCGCGCGACGACCTGTCCGGGCTCGACGTGGCGCGCAAGCTGGTGATCCTGGCGCGCGAGGCCGGCCGGGCCCTGTCGCTGGAAGACGTCGACCTGCAAAGCCTGGTGCCGCCCGCACTGGCCGCGTTGCCGCTGGACGACTGCATGCGGCGGCTCGACGAACTCGATGCGCCAATGGCGGCGAAACTGGCCGAGGCGCGTGCCGAAGGCGGCGTGCTGCGCCACGTGGCGCAGCTGGACCGGCACGGCCGCGCCAGCGTACGGCTGCTGGTGCTGCCCGCGTCCCACGCGTTCGCGCACACCCGCCTCACCGACAACATCGTGCAGTTCAGCACCCGCCGCTACTGCGATAATCCGCTGATCGTGCAAGGCCCCGGCGCCGGCCCGGAGGTGACCGCCGCCGGCGTGTTCACCGACCTGCTGCGCATCGCCGAATCGCTGGAGGCGCGCGCATGA encodes:
- a CDS encoding cytochrome c; protein product: MTWRRHGWWVPALLVVAVLGWWYLGHGQPVASPAQRAADAAALRDPALIARGEYLATAGDCAACHTARDGQRYAGGRSLGTPFGDVPAPNITPDPDTGIGQWSFDDFWRALHEGKGRRGELLYPVFSYTSFTKVSRDDALAIFAYLKSLPPVQRPDTALGLEFPYNVRSSLVAWRALYFKPGEYRPDPTKSEQWNRGAYLVQGLGHCNECHSTRDSLGGIEQDRHLTGGQIPQLDWYAPDLSTQAGGGLDGWRAQDIVDLLKTGQSAKGTAFGPMADVVRLSTQHLRDADLQAVAVYLQSLPPRAPAAAVPFVQAASHAQGGKLYAQHCADCHGKDGRGVAGTYPPLDGNTSVTEPTGINAIRSVLLGGFAPATAGNPQPYSMPPFAQQLNDEDVAAVVGYIRQSWSNQAAAVQPADVGTYRNTPVD
- a CDS encoding c-type cytochrome — protein: MNRFVSLRRRLCRQAPRAAFALLALGMGHAPMAATPPQAGAAPAIPDTMQQRVAACTSCHGAHGEGSPDSVAIPRLAGKPAGYLLQQLEYFQSGQRRHAPMEYVVRQLGPAYLRDIAGYFAKQDVPYRKLPVPAVSADTLRRGEQLVLRGDSTRGVPSCVSCHGARLTGVEPMMPGLMGLSYDYLDTQLVSWRTRQRAAEGPYCMGVVANRMRESDITAVSAWLASHEPPADMHPAPASAQTEPLPGWCVMGKSGADR
- a CDS encoding homoserine dehydrogenase, which codes for MNICASPLAELPPASGFAAAGRRRQRVLAVGVIGPGRVGSALLEQLRAAQPRLLRDSALELKLCGVVASKRMWLDCDDTELNGRHGGAQIWRPNDLDAFAGHVRGSDGRHALLIDCSANDEVAARYPRWLAAGLHVVTPNKLAGSGPLSRWQAIRAACAGGARFRYEATVCAGLPVVQTLRDLLDTGDDLLAVDGMFSGTLAWLCNRHDGRQPFSALVREAHALGYTEPDPRDDLSGLDVARKLVILAREAGRALSLEDVDLQSLVPPALAALPLDDCMRRLDELDAPMAAKLAEARAEGGVLRHVAQLDRHGRASVRLLVLPASHAFAHTRLTDNIVQFSTRRYCDNPLIVQGPGAGPEVTAAGVFTDLLRIAESLEARA